The sequence GAGCATTAGTGAAGTTAGAATTCAAGAATAAACTGTAGAATAAAGCTATTACAAAAGTTTATACAATTTAGTATAGATTGAGATTGACCTATTAGGGGCTGAAATTTTTCACATTCAAGACATCCTAGAGTAATGATAAATAAGTTTCTATAAAAATAACCCGTTTATTAAACAATATCTTCGTCAAAAAAAAATGGCTTTGCATAGTAAAGTTGTTGTCAAACACAACTAAAAAACAATGCAAAATTAACGCAATGTCTATGACTACACATTGGGAGCATCCCAATGCAGGAATAAATAGTTTATCCGACACCCTATAAGGGTGCAGCTACAAAAACAAAGCCCACCTGCGTGGGCTATGAGAGTTTCCAAGCTCACGTAGGTGGGCTTCGTAGTATTAAGCCCCAGGCTTATAGTCTGCGGGCTTTTTGCAAAATTGGGATGTTCCCGACACATTAGCTTGACTGCCGTATCCGAATAGAGCCGAATTTACCAAGCACTGCTAGCAACTAGTATTCTTTTTTATTGGTTTTATGGGAAAGAATGGGGAGAGGGGAGAAAAAGACTTCTGAATAATATTGTTACCTAATGTAATGCCGATATTTATGTTCTAATTGTTCTTCTAACAATCTACACCAGCATTATTGTTTTAATTACTTCCTTTACAGTAAAAGATTACCGATGAAAAAACCGTAGAGACGCAACGAAGGCAGAGGAATGATAGGTAAAGAGAGGTAGGTAATCTTAGAGCGGTTGGAGGAATCGCAACTCACTTAAAAAGTTGAACTAAGGCAGAAAAATTGAACTTGCTTAATTTTACCATCAGGCATAATTGCTCGATCCAAATTAGTATTTCTGAACTTTGTTCCTCGCAAGTTGGCTTCTTTTAAATTAGCTTGCGTTAAATTAGCCCAGGCTAAATCGGCATCAGTTAAATCAGCTTGATTTAAATTCGCTTCTAATAAATTTGCACCGCATAATTTTGCTTGTTCAAGATTGGCTTGGCACAAATTTGCCTCAATTAAAGATGCTTCCAATAATTCAGCTTTTCGTAAATCTGCTTTTTGTAAATTCGTATCGCACAATGAAGCCTCTTGGAAATTACTATGGCTGAGGTTTGCACCTACAAAAATTGCACCACATAAAGAAGCTTTGGCTAAATCAGCATTGCTTAAATCAACTTCTATTAAAGATGCTTCATGCATATGAGCTTCTCGCAAAGTAGCTTGATTTAAATTTGCCTTATCTAATTTTGCATTAGTCAAGATTGAGCCATTTAAATTAGCATTACGTAAATTTGCTGCTGTAAAGTTAACTCCAGTTAAATTAAGTTCGTTTAAATCTATTCCGGTTAAATCATATCCGCTAAAGTCTCTTTGCCCAAAACTATCAGTAATTTGACTTATTACAAATTCTTGTTCTTGGTTGCGACTGTTCATATTATTTTCCCCTGAGTGTAAAATTTTTCAAATCCTTATCCTCACAATTACTGTATTTCGAGGTTACACCCTAAAAGCGGATGATTCTATTAACCAAGTTTAAATTTTTTGCAAATAAACATTAAATATTCCGCAAATACTAGTTCTTAAAGACTTTGCCGTAAAACTATTGTCAAAGCATCTTGATATTTTCATCAAAATCTCATCAGAAAAGACATATAAATACACCAAGTCATAATATTATGACTTAGCAAAGTCTTATTTATAACTTGAATTAGTTAGGATTTTATAGGTAATTTCAATTAGAAGCTAATAATCAAAATATATTGATACTTTTAAACAAAATTATTCAAATAATAATAAAAGCTTAATGTTCGTTTAAATCACTCATGCAAATAGTTTTAAAATCATTTTTTTATAAATGTACTTAAATTCTCATAAATCTAACTATCTTCACCCCAAGTCTGTAATTGAAAATAAACTAATACAATTGTTATTGCTAATAATACGGTTGCTGCTGCCGCTGCATAACCAAAATCAAATTGACCGAAAGCTTCTTGATAAATATAGTAAACTAGCAAATTTGTAGAATTTAAAGGACCACCACCACTAATTACATAAACTTGCTCAAAGCTGCGTAAAGTAAAAATCACGGTGGTAATTGTCGTAAATATTAAAGTAGGGCGTAATCCCGGTAAAGTAACGAACCAAAATTGCTCCCAACTATTTGCACCATCAAGTTCTGCTGCTTCATAACGACTAACTGGAATAGCTTGCAAACCAGCTAGAAACACCACCATATTAAAACCAAGCTGCTTCCAAATACTGAGTAAAATTATTACTGGCATTGCCCAGGTAGTACTGCTTAACCAAGCAATAGACTCAATGCCGATACTATTTAAAAGTGCATTGACGGGACCTTCATTTTGAAATAACCAGCGAAATCCTAAGCCAGCAGCAACTAAAGAAATAATTGAAGGTAAAAAATAAGAAGTTCGTAAAAATCCCCGCAAAATTATATTTTGATTTAATAAGACTGCTAATAATAAAGGAATCGCAATACTGGGTATAACCGTAGCCACAGTGAAATAGGCGGTATTCCACATAACTTGTGAAAAATCGGGATTAAGTATTAAACGTAGATAATTTTTTAACCCTACCCAAGTCATACCGTCTTTAGTAAAACTACCATTAGTGAAACTGAGGTAGAACAAATAACCAATGGGACCTATTACGAAGACTCCTAGTAGAATAATTGCAGGGGCTAGAAAAAGCCAAGCTGCAAAGGTTTCATTGTCAAGTAACTGTTTGAACGAAGAGTTAGAAGTTTTGTTATTTTGCTGCATTAGATGCGGTGATGTTTAGTTTAAAGCTATTTTACCGAAATGCAGTAAACGATTATCGCAACAGTTCAATATATTCCCAATCCATAAAAGCTGGCTTTGTTTTCTTCAACTGAGGTTAAATCAATACTTAAGATAATTTTGAAAGGAACTAGATCAAAAAATCTTCAACCCTAACTCAACGCTTCAACTGTCTCACTGATATTTCTCAATACTATTCCTACGGATAACAATAAATGCGTGTTTGTGTATAGATGGTGACATTCATCGATAGAACAGTTAGGATGAGCCTGTTCCGCAAAATTACATGTAAACAAACGCTTTGCGATCAAAGTTTATGAAAAAAATCTGGACAATATCTCAAATCTTAAAAAATATTTCTAGTAAAAATATCTTTGTCGCCAACAAGCTAACTACTATTGGACTTTTGCTAGTTGTAGCAGCAATTTCCGGTTGCAACTCCTCTAGTAATGCTCAATCATCAGCATCGGAAAAATGGACGGGAGAATGGGAGTTAAAAGATCCAGGTGGTTCAGGGCAAAGTATGAAAATCATCTTGACTCCAGAAGGTAAAGCATATCTGATACCGCCAGAAGCAGCTTCTAGCGATAAAGTTGCTTACGATATACCACTTGAGAAAGTTTCTGAGACAACAAGTTTACCAGCAGGTACAAAAGTAGTTGCTTTAGCAGACATTGCCAAAAATCAAGCAAATAAAGCACGAGAGAGTGAGGGCAAAACTTATGTTGGTTCTATGAATCGCGGCAATCAAGCTTACTATTTAGAAAATAATAAGTTTGCCACAAAACTTGAAGAACTAAAACTAGGTATCAAGTCAGAAACAGAAAATTACGTTTATAAAGTTGTGCCTCAATCAAATGAAAGCAAAAGCGTAATGAATATTGCTAAAGCTAAAGGTGAAGGCTTGAATAGTTACGTTGGATTAGTATATTTAACAAAAATCAAAAGTGGTGAATATACTACTTTCGCAAAGCTGTGCGAAACGAGCCAAGCTTTATCCAGCACTCCTCAAATGCCAATAGTTCCGACTCAATCATCAGAAGAAATGAAATGTCCGTCTGGATTTAAACCTTTGAGTTAGATTTTTAGTTACGTAAATATTCTTTAAATCTACCATCTGTGAATAATTTATGCCGTTGACTAAATCAAGACTTACGCAATTGTCATAAGACTCACATGGTGCGTGACATCACAAGTCTTATTATTACGTTAAAGATTGATCTAAATGTGCCAGTTGCGGTCATTCCTAATAAGATAAAAAAAGGACACATTTACATGATGAATAAAGCATTAAAAACTATTATCTTATTGCTATTTTTAGCTGGTATTTCTGGGTGTAAATTATTTACTGGGGAAATAAAATCACGAGAATATGAAGGTAGATTCAGTATTGATTCTATGAATAGCGCTCAACAAGTTTATTTTTTAGAGAATAATAAATTTACAACACAATTAGATATCCAGACCGAAATACAAAATTATGATTTGAAAATTGTTCCTCAGCCACTTGAAACCAAAAGCATAATGCATATTGCTCAAGCAAAGCGTAAAGATATTAAAAGTTATTTAGGATTAGTATACTCAGTAAAAATAGACGGTGTTGATTTGACTATTGCTCAGGTTTGTGAAACCGCAACCAATGCCCCTTTAACTTCGACTCCGGAAATGCCTAAGTTAGCTGAAAGTGCAACTAAATCTGAAGATATTAAATGCCCGTCTGGTTTTCAATCTTTAAATAATACAAGCGAATCAAGATAATATTTTTCAATAATCATTTTATTAGTAAAAGGTATCCGATAGTACATACTAAGTGAAATCATAATAACGCTGGGGATTGCTTCTCACAGCGAACAATGAAAATATGAACTTAATTATGTTTACTCACTACCTGTTACCCGTTTTTTAATAACCATGATTTCCGTCTCCCCAAGTTTAATATCTCCCAATATCCCCACACATTCGCAGTCATCAAATAAACCTGTCAAATTGGGAATAATGGCTTCTGGTAGTGGTAGTAATTTTGAAGCAGTTGCCCAAGCTATTGAAAACGGACAATTAAATGCTGAAATTAAAGTTTTAATTTATAATAATCCCGATGCTTATGCGGCAGTAAGGGCAGATAAGAGAAATATCGCAGCCGTACTCATCAATCATCGCGACTACAAGCACCGGGAAGAATTAGATAAGCAAATCGTACAGACATTGTGCCAGCATGATGTGGAATGGGTGATTATGGCTGGCTGGATGCGTTTGGTAACTCAAGAACTAATCGATGCATTTCCCCAAAAAATTATTAATATTCATCCCAGCTTATTGCCTAGTTTTAAAGGAGTGAAGGCAATAGAACAAGCAATTAAAGCTCAAGTCAAAATAACTGGCTGTACCGTGCATTTAGTTTCCTTAGAAATGGATAGCGGTAAAATTCTTATGCAAGCAGCAGTAGCGGTATTGCCTGACGATACCCCCGATACCCTCCATACAAGAATTCAAATTCAGGAACATCGGATTTTACCAGCTGCGATCGCCTTGGCAGTGAACAGTGAACAGTGAACAGTGAGCAGTGAGCAGTGAACAGTGAGCAGTGAACAGTGAGCAGTGAATAGTTAGCAGTAGTTACAAAAACATTTGTAGTGGGAGCCGGAAAGCTCCCTTTTTTCATATTGAAATACTGCATCCCCAATTACCAATGCCCAATCCCCAATTCCCAATGCCCAATGCCCAATGCCCAATCCCCAATTTCTAATTTCTAATTTTCGATGCCCAATTAATAATTACGAATTAGAAATTACAAATTATCCTATTTTTCCTATAGGGGGGTACAATAAATGCCGATTGTCTTCCCATATATAGAAAATCTCATGATTTCGAGTAACGATTTTCGTACTGGTGTCTCGATTGTAATAGATGGTTCGGTATGGCGAGTGGTTGAATTTCTCCACGTAAAGCCCGGTAAAGGTTCTGCTTTTGTACGCACGAAACTGAAAAGTGTCACGACTGGTAATACTGTAGAAAGAACCTTCCGCGCTGGGGAAACTGTACCGCAAGCGACTTTAGAAAAAAGTACCATGCAACATACCTATAAAGAAGGCGATGATTTCGTCTTTATGGATATGGAAACTTATGAAGAAAGCCGTTTAACTTCTCAACAAATTGGCGATCGCGTTAAGTATCTTAATGAAGGTATGGAAGTCAACGTTGTTCGCTGGAACGACCAAGTGCTAGAGGTAGAATTGCCTAATGCTGTGACATTAGAAGTTGTAGAAACCGATCCAGGTGTCAAAGGTGATACTGCTACGGGTGGTACAAAACCCGCAAAATTAGAAAGCGGAGCGAGCGTAATGGTTCCTCTATTTATTGCTCAAGGGGAGCGTATTCGTATTGATACCCGCGACGATAAATATCTAGGTAGGGAAACTGGAAGTTAAATTTCTGCTTCAAAAAACGCTAATAGTCATCTTACTGCGGAGGGATATCTATCCCTACCGTTTTAAGAAATTCTAATATATCGATTGATTATCTATAAACTAATTCCATGAGGACATTTTAGCTGTGTCATTAGACTTTAACGAAATCCGCCAACTTTTAGCAACTATTGCACAAACAGATATTTCAGAAGTAAACCTTAAAAGCGAAAATTTTGAATTAACGGTACGTAAGGGTGTCAATTTTGTTAATCAGGTTGCGCCAGAAATCGTTAGCCTACCTTCATCAACCGTTAGTAATGCATCTGCGGATATTTCGTTAACAGCAGAAAATGTTAATCGCGGTGCTTCGGATAGTGGAAATGGAGGACAGGGAAACGCCGCTACAGCAAAGGACTCAAAATTTGTAGAAATTTATTCGCCGATGGTTGGAACCTTTTATCGCGCCCCCGCACCAGGTGAATCGC comes from Rivularia sp. PCC 7116 and encodes:
- a CDS encoding pentapeptide repeat-containing protein: MNSRNQEQEFVISQITDSFGQRDFSGYDLTGIDLNELNLTGVNFTAANLRNANLNGSILTNAKLDKANLNQATLREAHMHEASLIEVDLSNADLAKASLCGAIFVGANLSHSNFQEASLCDTNLQKADLRKAELLEASLIEANLCQANLEQAKLCGANLLEANLNQADLTDADLAWANLTQANLKEANLRGTKFRNTNLDRAIMPDGKIKQVQFFCLSSTF
- a CDS encoding carbohydrate ABC transporter permease, which codes for MQQNNKTSNSSFKQLLDNETFAAWLFLAPAIILLGVFVIGPIGYLFYLSFTNGSFTKDGMTWVGLKNYLRLILNPDFSQVMWNTAYFTVATVIPSIAIPLLLAVLLNQNIILRGFLRTSYFLPSIISLVAAGLGFRWLFQNEGPVNALLNSIGIESIAWLSSTTWAMPVIILLSIWKQLGFNMVVFLAGLQAIPVSRYEAAELDGANSWEQFWFVTLPGLRPTLIFTTITTVIFTLRSFEQVYVISGGGPLNSTNLLVYYIYQEAFGQFDFGYAAAAATVLLAITIVLVYFQLQTWGEDS
- a CDS encoding type IV pilin-like G/H family protein, coding for MKKIWTISQILKNISSKNIFVANKLTTIGLLLVVAAISGCNSSSNAQSSASEKWTGEWELKDPGGSGQSMKIILTPEGKAYLIPPEAASSDKVAYDIPLEKVSETTSLPAGTKVVALADIAKNQANKARESEGKTYVGSMNRGNQAYYLENNKFATKLEELKLGIKSETENYVYKVVPQSNESKSVMNIAKAKGEGLNSYVGLVYLTKIKSGEYTTFAKLCETSQALSSTPQMPIVPTQSSEEMKCPSGFKPLS
- a CDS encoding type IV pilin-like G/H family protein, whose translation is MVRDITSLIITLKIDLNVPVAVIPNKIKKGHIYMMNKALKTIILLLFLAGISGCKLFTGEIKSREYEGRFSIDSMNSAQQVYFLENNKFTTQLDIQTEIQNYDLKIVPQPLETKSIMHIAQAKRKDIKSYLGLVYSVKIDGVDLTIAQVCETATNAPLTSTPEMPKLAESATKSEDIKCPSGFQSLNNTSESR
- the purN gene encoding phosphoribosylglycinamide formyltransferase, coding for MISVSPSLISPNIPTHSQSSNKPVKLGIMASGSGSNFEAVAQAIENGQLNAEIKVLIYNNPDAYAAVRADKRNIAAVLINHRDYKHREELDKQIVQTLCQHDVEWVIMAGWMRLVTQELIDAFPQKIINIHPSLLPSFKGVKAIEQAIKAQVKITGCTVHLVSLEMDSGKILMQAAVAVLPDDTPDTLHTRIQIQEHRILPAAIALAVNSEQ
- the efp gene encoding elongation factor P — encoded protein: MISSNDFRTGVSIVIDGSVWRVVEFLHVKPGKGSAFVRTKLKSVTTGNTVERTFRAGETVPQATLEKSTMQHTYKEGDDFVFMDMETYEESRLTSQQIGDRVKYLNEGMEVNVVRWNDQVLEVELPNAVTLEVVETDPGVKGDTATGGTKPAKLESGASVMVPLFIAQGERIRIDTRDDKYLGRETGS
- the accB gene encoding acetyl-CoA carboxylase biotin carboxyl carrier protein: MSLDFNEIRQLLATIAQTDISEVNLKSENFELTVRKGVNFVNQVAPEIVSLPSSTVSNASADISLTAENVNRGASDSGNGGQGNAATAKDSKFVEIYSPMVGTFYRAPAPGESPFVEVGDRIRKSDTVCIIEAMKLMNEIEAELSGQVMEILVENGSSVEYGQALMRINPD